AATCCAATGTTGGATGCCTCTTCTTTCAGCTGCAAGAGCACACAGAGATCTGTGTTAAAATTCTTGTTGGCTTTGTTCTGGAGGCACAAATCGATGGCCAGAGCTTTGGGAGATTTGACCGGAAGGTTTTATTAATTCCTCCTCCCGGTTTCCCTTCTCTGGTAAATCCTTTTTTATTGAAGTTTGATTCTATCTCctcgatttttttttggaaacaaatggagcctaagTTTGGTTTGTTGTTGgaatattttcttcttgttcttacAATTTTAACAGATTACTGGGATAAGGAATCAATGATctcttcaaaattcaaatccaatATAAGGGTAGAAAGAACGGAAAACACAGAGTGGAGAATTTGCAGGGGTTCTTCATTGTCCCAAATCAGAACATGAAAAGGAGAATTAAGCAAACTCAGCTCAGAATTCTGGAGAAACAAAACGAACAGGTCAAAAGGTTTCTCCATGATGggttgagaaagaaaaaaacccagCTAGCCAAAATCGATTGGGGAAATGTTTGAAAAGTCTAATCTCTTAAGGCAAAGCATTTTCTATCATCCTCTTTCCTTGAATCTCCATTCTCCAAACCTGCAAGGAATTCGTCTTGGATTCTAAAGTTGGGAGTCCTTACTGGATTGGGGTTTTAGAACGGAAGACTATCAGCTTTCGACCAGAATCGGCAGATAGAATTCTATCGATTCACGGTGATTGGATCCCGGAACGTCTTTAATTCTGTAACAGGTTTTTAGTAATGATATCGGATCCTATCGGATCGTATTGGTTTTGATTGAAGTCGATATCAATACCTGGtcgaaaaattatattttcatgaaaataagaataaaatggCCAAAGAAATTGtctaaaatttgatatgtgtgaaattttttaaggatgtgaatttgaaattaaaattgtttatGGAGATCGTGATTTAAACCGTTTAAATAAATCGTTAACTCAATTAACATATACGTGGTAAGTACAACTCaatcatgaaaaatattttggaaGTGAAGAAGTTTTTTGAATAAGAAATTAGGAAGTATAAGAAAACtgttaaactgaaataaatagTTTcgttttaatatataaaatcatttattaaatgattttattttgattttacctaGAAGATCTTACTCCGAATCAAATAGTACTGTCTATACAATAACTGaattgattaacacccttacaatTTAGACTGTTCTTTAGGTACATCACCTTTTTTTTGTAAACGTCAATTTATAGACATGAGTTACATAAGGTTTCCGTGCATAGAACAAGACCAATGAGTGGAATATGGCAAACCCATTGTACATGTCATTAACGGGGCCTTCAAAAATAGGGGATGGGTGGAACCAATAACTTCCCTAGACATACAATTGTAAACACAAATTTTATTAACAAGTATAAATTTCTCTTTtacgaaagagagagaggtagagTCGTAATGGGCTTAAAAGCGGCATATGTCAGACATCGAATATCACAGTATGCATGTGGCCCAATGCATGCTAGACACTGAGTATCACAGTATGCATGTGGCCCAACGCATGCTAGACACGAAGTGTCACAGTATGCATGCGGCCCAATGAATGACCAACTACCAAAGAGGGACGAAGCATTTCCAGCAAAACCGGGCAAAGCCCTATACTTTCCAACTATGGCGGTCAACATCATGGTTGGTCCCCCTTCACCAGGTTTCACAACAACTTTGATGACGACAATAAGAAGAAAACATCAGTTCCGAAATCAGCACCACCCACCGTAAAGAAGGCTTGACACCACACCAAGTTGAATGTCATCAACGGAAGTCCCAACGGAAAAGGCATGCGCGGTATTGGGAAGACTCAGCTATTGGCCATCTTCTGACCCTGAGATAGTCAAGAATGGCACCATGCCGAAAGGAAGATCATACATGCCAATGGTACACTTATCAAACTCAACTGGCATCGCCTCCCTCATGCTTTGACTATGACCAAAACTGAAGAGTATCCAGTGAGCATAAACCCGAAGACCAAGCCATTGACCATGCCGGCCGCTCTAGCATTGGGTTCCTATTGGAGGCAAACAACAAGAATAACCTTGGAGAATTGGCAGCAGAACTTGTCGGAGAGCCACATATCTGGTTTGTAGTTCAGTTCAACTCTAAGCGGAGGGGGTGGTCGCAAGAAGGGCGCTTTGGGTTGGGCCTGCGGTAGAGGGGGGAAATGACTGATCCGCAGAGAAGCCAAACCAGGATGGCTGAGAAGGGAAGGCTGCCCAGCTTTCCCTATGCAAACCTCCTTCATGGTTGCTATATCCAACAAATCACTTGCATGGGTATCCAACGATTCTATGGCATTGcacaggggaggggaggggagggtgcGAGGGGGTGAGTCGGCTGTAGAAAAATGAGTATCAGTGGGTCGCTGTCTTCGATTCTGTCACCGTCGGCATTGTAGGTCTGGGCAAGACGGTGGTGGAGGAGGACACAGAGAACAGATCTAAAGATTTGTTTGGCAACCCATATCTGTTCACGAGCAGCAATATCGTCATCATCGTGGTCATCTGTGGTTTACACTTTTGCACAATTAGGTGAATTGTATTGAAAGCTTTtgagaaaattataaaaagaagaCAATGGCTTCCAATATTATGCATGGATGTTGGTGTTTCTAAAAACTGGTAAAGCTTTAAATCAAATTCTAATCCTTGTTTCATACTTATATGATTATATCAAGCTTAAAATTGACCGTTGAGTTGATTGTAAAATCTTCTGTAACATCAACCACCCAACTCTACCATAACCTATTACTAGGCAGTTGGTGAATTTACAATATCCACGAATCTCATGAAGGTAATAATTACCCAATAAAAAGATCTGGTGGCTAGGTCTCCCTATTTGATGCTACTTGATATTGTTGCGTACGCTTTGATACATGGGAAGCAGAGTTGAGGCATGTATATCTTTTCTCAACCTAGTTCTACTTCTCTATGTGTCTGTCTAGGCGTAAGCAACACTATTGGgttgttttccttttcccttttctggaaaaaagaatgctacctgatATTGTTACATACGCCTAGACACATTGGGAAGTGGAGTCGGGGCATGAGTATCTTTCCACAACCTAGTTCTATTTCCCCATATGTCTAGGTACACGCAACACTATCATGCTTTTTTTTCTCATAGTTTTTATATGTATCTATCTATAATTGTTGGAATAACATACGAAGATTAATATGAACATAGTTCATGTacatatgaaagaaaaaaatatatattctcCACACAATTTGGCAAAGAAATGTTAAGATATacatttgggggggggggaataggtTGTTGTCACCAAAGTGGTAATCTAAGttgtaaaatttttctttaatgatAATAACTTGTGTCATTAAGattggttacaacaagattgCATCCTTCCTTTTTTTGCCTTTTACATTTTTTGTAATGAGGATAAAATATTCTCACATAAAAATTGTATTAAATAACTTTCAATTTCTTAAAAACCCTTTTTATCTTCAACTTTTTGAGCCACTTTTTTTTAATCCTAACTCCATTTCTTCCGGAATGAAGCTGCTGTTAGGGCCTAAGGCTCTTCTATGGCGCAACAGGATGTTTGACACACATTCAAAGCCCAAAAATGCCTTGGATTGCGTGGCTCCGTGCCTGAGCAtttttgaccattggatgcgTGCCAGATGCCTTGCTGCACCACGGAGGAATTTAATCCAGGTGAACAGCTGGGTTTTATAGTATGGTTGGAATTAACTGAGTCTAATATATGAGATTTCTTATTGAGGTGATCTCACAAAAGAATCACTTCAAGTGAAAAAACATGTCAACCGAATCACTTGAATATTCTATGAATTATTATCATTAGCAACCAAACACAAATTAAATTGTGGAATCACGTTCAGTAAAATCGCTCAATCAAACATGCCCTTAAACTTCCTCCTGAATCTGTCTAGCTAAGAGAAAGGTCATCGCAACCGTTGGATCATTAAATGGGTGTCCAATTAATTGGAACGGAATCAAATCAATTgatctccaaaaccctagacGGCTAGAGATCTCAGATACAAAAACCCACCGATTCCAAGGTTTTTGGGCATGAATCGGCCGATTCCCTACTCTTGAAACCATTCTCTAGGGACTTGACAAACAAGTATGTCAATTTTCGCGTCCTGTCCAGTTGCCACTAGTCCTTTCTGCTCCTGTTTTCCTCTGTATTGCGAAGGTTTCTCCGTTCTCTGTAGAGTCAGAGCACGGAGTAcacgcagagagagagagagagagagagagagagagtcaagcGGGATAGTGATCGCTGATCAAGCTGGAGACTTCAAAGTCATTGAGGCTGGGGAGGATCAATGTCTCCAGCACAAAGGTTTGGATCGTTATCGGCATCAGCGTCGCGGGGATTATCATTTTCAGCGAGAccagaagaaggagaagagctgGTAGAACTAGAGTCAGAGAAGATTTCGGCGCTATTATCGAGCAGTTCGAGCTTCTTCCCTCTCCTCAACGGCCTCCTCCTGCGGCTCGCCAACTGCTTTACGGCCTCACTTTCGCCATTAGTGACAAGTTCGTACTCCCTCATTTTTGTTCAGgtctgtttttctgtttctgtagctttatgatttttccatttttgattCTGATACTTTCGTTGTTTGTGTTTGCAGTTTTCTTGTCAAGGGTTATGTGAGCGGTTTTGGGAATCCGGATTGGAAGCGGACGCACGAGCCTGCCACTCGGACTGCTGTTGCCGTATCTTGCCTTCTGAAAAATGGGGCTACTTGTGTCGGACAGACTGTCATGGATGAATTGGCTTTTGGGTGCGGATTCCGGTTCTATGCTTTCGTATCTTtgcttttggttttcttttttttattgtccaTGGTTGCAGTTGGGGCTTgtgatttttctttcaattaagCAAACATAAGAAAGGACTTATATTCACCAGTGCTGACTCTCCTAGTTGGAGAATTATAAATGTGCcatgattttgtttttgtttttgttttttattttttttattatgattttctttgtttggttttCGTGGAGTCGTGAGTGGTACTTGAGATATTTCTTTCAATCAAGCGGACGGAATGGAATGAAATGAAGGGCTGATAAGTAAGAATAATTACCAGTATTGCTTACACTCCTTGGATGATTAGAAAATGGTTGATGAGGTCATGTCTTTGTATTGTGTTCATGACCTCATCTGTTGTTTTTAATGTTCAACAAATCAATTTTAGTATAGAGCATATCAGTGTCCTTGCATCCCTTGTATGGGGAAACAATTGAAGCAGATCATTTATCTCATTTTCCACATATTGCAGGATCATGGGAGAGAACATGCACTATGGAACACCTACCAACCCAGAAGTGCCATCGCAAGTCCCTGGAGGATCATCTAGTGGTTCAGCTGTGGTTGTTGCAGCTGGACTTGTTGACTTTGCCCTTGGTATGGAATGCTGGTTTGCATTTATCTCTTTGCGTGATGACTGAAAAttatctaaagcctaaactatGCACTTTTTGTTCCCTTGATTGAATTTAATATTTGGGTCTCATTTGTATAAAGAATTTtaatgatgtgaagagaatcatttCAGTGGAGAAGTTTGATTGTTTTTCAGCTcaaagggccttctttgagaagacacgtttttttttttttcaacaaaaagACTGGTTATTTAAATGTGATCCATTGGGCATCCGAAGTTGCAAAGCTCTTCGGGGATGCTTGCAATGATGCCCAAATAGCTGTCCTTTACTTTTTGATTAAATAATGCTCAAATTCCATTCTGGAAACTTGTCAATCCATTACAAACTAAGGAAGGAATTTtacatttcattttcttccatcATCTAATCTTAAGATTGTAAAATTAATCTATTGAAATAAACCTTAAAGTCAAGAAGGTGTTTGGCTCGACTTGCATGAGTCAGCTGCTAGAGAAGGTCCTGAAAGAATTTAAAAGGGCAGACATGGAaattatgagtttttttttttatatgaaaatttaattttgtaTTGGTAAATCCTAAAGGAACACTCCATTTTCTTAAAAGATTGTTGGGATCTATGTAGGGCCTTTGAGTACTTGTCTTGTTACTTTGTACTGGTCTTCAGTGGTTTGGAGGTGCAGTTtctcaatttttaattttgattttctttggcaACCTCTGAGAAAAAAAGTTTTATTCTAGTTTTTCCCAAGTAGAATTAGTTTCATTAACATACCAAGCACTTAATATCATCCCTCTGTATTACTTTTTAACTGGAAAATCCATAGAATGCTTACTGGTTCCACTCACCTTGAGTATAAAGTTTTCCTTACTGACTAGCTTTTTGTTTATGCATATTACCTTTGTAATTTCATTGTTTCTTGCATTCatctatggatttttttttgggtaggccccaaggagagtaGTACTCATGAAttcttaattgtgaggtgttggtctttTATTGGGGTACTATTGAAAGTTATTAGTGTATGAACTATCTTCTAGTTTTGCTCTCCCccttcaggaaaaaaaaagaaaaggtgatttttttttcccacatgACATTTTTATACTTATCTTCTTCCAATTCTGTAGGTACTGATACAACTGGATGTGTAAGAACCCCTGCATCATTTTGTGGTGTCCTTGGATTTCGTCCTTCTCATGGAGCTGTGTCTACAGTTGGAGTACTGCCTAACTCTCAGAGTTTAGATACTGTTGGTAAAGTACTTGCTGCTTTATTTCTGCATAATAGTGGCTAAAGCACTTGATAACTTGAAATCCCTACCACCTATATTGCATTGATTCATGTAAATAGACAATGTATAAATAATTCCAACACTTCATGGAGTATTCTAGCTTTTGTTTTATCCTTATACTCTGACAGCGTGATTACCATCTACCATACATTATACTTCTTTGAGAAATGGTCAAGGTtctaaattttagtttctatatGATCTTTGGTCCtgttaatagaaaaaaaaaaaattgtggcaGTTGGTGGAAGTCTATGGAGATACATGGGCATGATGGAGTTTTTAgatgataaaataagaaatgctATAGTAAGCTCTGCTAAACACTGGCTATTCAAAGTGGTGGGTCATTCTCCTTTACAAACTCATCTCTATCAACATAGTATTGGAGGCTATCCCCCCATAATTAGTTGGAAGCCGAAgctatattttgtttattaagAATTGAATACATGTTTGTAAACTTTCTGATGTAAAGCAtaaagggaaatatattttagaGTTGAGGAAGCTTAGGTTTTGAGAAATAGGAGTAGGATTTAGTGGTAATGGATTAAGAGTGCTGTGACAGAAAAGGTAGCagatgagaggagagaagaaagaagagtgtagatgagggaaagaagaagaagcttacATGGGAATAAAACACCTAACTGTGACCTTCCATGTTATATTTATAAATACTGAATAGGGTGAAATTATAGTAAAGGACAGACTTAAGTAGTTTCATAACATGAAAGCCTAgtgataacaaaaaaaatacgaAAAACACCCCTTACCCCGTAGGTACACATTATtgacactccccctcaagctgaagCATCTACATAGATATCTCCCATGTGCAGCTTGAAACGTACTTGAAGGATAACATTTCAAAACAAGCCTTAGTAAACATATCACCAAGCTAATAAACATATTTGACAAAAGGTGTAGAAATCAATTTCCTCATCACAGCATCTCACAAAATGAAGTTAACTTCAATGTGTTTGGTATGCTCATGAAAGACTAGATTGCTACCGATATAAATAACTGCTTGATTGTCCCATGCATATCTATAGGTAGATTGATTGGGAAACCAAGATCCTCGATAAGAGATTTCGGCTACATCAATTCAGCTGCAGTTTGAACCATTACCTTATATTCCACCTCAGTAGTAGATCGAGCCACCTtagtttgtttcttactcctccGTGTAACTAGATTACCTCCAGCAAATGTACAATACCCAGTTGTAGAATGCTGATCACCATTAGAACCAGCCCAGTCGGCATttgaataaatataaatattagCATGACAATGGCACTTGTAAATAAAGTCCTTTCCTTGGAGAGCCCTTAAGATACTTGAGAATATGACATATTGCTTCCCAATAAGTCTGACTGAGTTTCTCCATGAACTGACTAATAATAccaacaacaaaagaaatatatgattTGGTTACATTGAGATATATAAGTTTACCAACATTCCGATCTTATTCAAAAGGTCAATAGCATATTTTCTCTGGGATAGGTTGACACCTGTTTTACTACGAACAGCTTCCATACCCAGAAAATACCGGAGAACCCGCAAatctttcatttgaaaatgttgcTGTAAATAGGCCTTTACATCTTCTATACCTGGCAGATTGTTGCCAAACACGATGGTTACTTCTGAACCTCAACAACAAACAAATATGGAGTGATCAGGATAGCACTGCAAGAACCCACAACCGGATACAATTTCATTGAATTTATCAATCCAGGCCTGTGgtgactgtttcaaaccataggtTCCTTTATGAAGGTGGCAAACTTTATGTGCATTCTCTCTCTGAGCAACATACCTAGGCACTTGCTCCATATGTAATTCCTCTAATAAATCACCATTGTGAAAAACAGTTTTGATATTAATCTGAAAAAGAGGCCAGTCATAATTAACGGGCAAAGAAATAAGAACACAAACAAAGTTAAGGTGAGCAGCAGGAGAAAAAGTTTCAAAGTAATCAACCCTATGTCCGAGcgtaccctttggcaactagttGAGCTTTTAGATTTTCAATAGATACATCAGGGTTATATTTAAAAGTATACATCTACTGACATTTCACAGGTTCTTTATTATTAGGAAGTAAATTAGTCAGTGTCCAAGTCTGGCCACTAACGAGTGCATCCATTTCAATGTCCATAGCAGATTTCCAACCTGGATGTGATAATTCTTCTTGATAAGTTGTAGGAATGGAGTGGGTAGACAAAGACAAAGCAAAGTATGAAAACAAAGGAAGATGTGAAACAAAAACATACTTAGCAATAGGATAGTAATGGAGGACTTTGAGTGCAGGAATGTGTACCTTTGCGAAGTGCAACATGAAGATCAGAAGTTGGAGATGGAGATCTGCAGACAGGGAATCTAACTGTGGAGAGAGCGGTAGAGAAGGAGTGTCTATAATTGTTCAAGATTGCTTCGAACGACGCCTATACTCCTGTGATGGCATAGATCAAGATGGAGCAAATGAAGTATCCAAAGGAAGCAGAATGGGAGGAGGAGAAGTAAGGAATTCAGATTCCAATTCACATCCCTCAGGAGAAAAATTTGGGGTACTTTCAAAAATGGAACATCAGCACTAGTATATTGCTGATGAGTAGCATGATCATAACAACAATACCCTTTTTGGATACAAAAGTACCCAAGAAAAACACATTTAATAGCATGAGGAGCCAAGTCGTCAAGACCTGGTCGTAGTTCCCACACCACTAGAATCCCTCACTGTTCATTCCCACACCACTAGAATCCCAACATACAATCGGGTCTTAGGGACTGAAATAATGTCCAAATCTGGCATTTAATTCCTGTGTCCAAAGAACAATATGTGCCACTTCAGGAACCAACAGGGCCAATAATTAGCTGcttgtctcatgttcagatgaTGCAGACTGACCTGGTAGATTTTCTATGCCAAAAAAGATCTTTGACAGTCAGATCTGTGAGtcaaatttggattttcgagaagcttcaattttttatatattaatttttgtctttttaatcCACAGAGTTCAAATGGATACTGAATAATACCTCATGTCGATCATCTCTCAAGATGAATCTGACCAATTTATATCTTGAGAGAGACCCATTTATTGGCTGATCCTTGTCCTCTGCACATGTGGCAAGTGATGAGCCCAAGACCGTTTCCTACTGGTCTGGTAGGTCCAGATCCAAGATATCATGTTTACTGTGATTTTCTAGTAGCATTCATTGTATCCATTAACATTTCCAGTCACTAGGTTTTTTGAAAAGCATGGTTTGAGGTAGCTTAGTATTATTGATATATATGCCCAAGTCTTCATTCATTTCAAGATTTCGAACTTTTCAGGATGGTTTGCGCGTGATCCATCTACTTTACATCATGTGGGGCATGTGCTACTCGAATTGTCCGTTGTGGAGCTTAGAAGGTCTAGACGCTTTATTTTTGCTGATGATTGCTTTGAACTTTCTAATGTTCCAAAGCAGAAGTCAATGTATGTTGTTAGCAAAGCAACAGAAAACCTATCTGGGTGTAAGTATGCATTTTTGTCATATACTCATGGATCTGGCCATGTTGGTTCTGGACTTGGGAGATGTatttgattagggttttgatcataactttttAGAAAAAAGGTTTTTATCTTTGTAGGTGACCTGATATAATGTTCAAGTTCTTGTTGGAAATATAATTTGATTGTGTTTCGTTGGTTGTGCAGATCAAACACCACAGCATGTGAATATTAGCCAACATATTTCTTCAAATGTTCCTAGTCTAAAAGGATTTCGTGAACTATCTTCAAACTTGTCGCATGGGACATTTAATTTGAAGGTTCTTACTAGTGCGATGGTGCAGCTGCAGAGGTTGTTTAGAGTAATTTTTTGAATCTTCAATGAGAAGATTTGTATTAAAAATTTACCCTTTTTTGAGTTTTACATGATAACTTGAATGCTTATCTGATATTActgttatttattttattttatttttttcagtttgTTGTGCTATGAATTGTAGGATATTGGTTCCCTCTTGTAGATTTCTAGTATGTTTACACATGTTGTGTTGAACACTCTTGGGGGCAGAGCTGGACATTTGTTTGGACATTGCTGTCTATCTCTTGCATATTAGTTGCTTTACTGACACTTGGTTAGTTTGTGATGTAAGACGGTGGGATTTAGATTCTAGAGCTGGACTATAACAGAAGGTGGTTGGAGAAAGTTAGAACTGAATAGGATTTTGAGAAATATAAGAAACCAGGGGAAGAATTAGAAATCAGGCACTGTATGGTACTGTAAACAGTGCATATGAACAGTAAATTGAGGAAGAAGATCGCCACAAAAATATATGAGATTTTCCCATAAACCATAAGATAAGAGACCATTCTCTTCTCCATGATTATGTAAAACCACTCCATTAATCCACTACAGTTAGAAGAGTTTCATCCTTTATTTAAACTTAtgtacaggaaaaaaaaaataaatagaaacttCCTAATTACTTTAGGGCCATTTCTTAAGAAAGGGAATCTTTTTTgtgcatttaattttttttttaataaagaaaagcTCCTAAAAGACTTTCTAACTCAATTTAAGactcatgtagaaaatagaatcAGACTTGCATATCAAGTTCCCTAAGAGTTTCAAATTTACTATCTTTTGTATAATTTGACTTTGTTTGCAAGGAAGCTTGTTAGGGTTGCTATTGTGCTGTCTTTTGTGCATGCTTGGATGTCTGTGCATGTGGACTTTGAATGCTCACATATGGCCATATTTAGAGTACCATCCCTTGAGGTTGAAGGTTTAGAGAAAAGTTTAAAAGCAGATGCCTCTTTCTACTTTGTCTATATCTGTACATGTGAATTATGATTGTTCAAGTGAGGAAATTTTGTACATGATTTGGAACTCTGTACTAGTCCTAGACTCCTAGTATCCACCGTACTAGTAAGAAAGTAAGAAATGATTCCCAATGGAATGGATGTGATGATTGATGAATTTGATGTACTTATTTGGTTGAGGAATGAATGTAGAAGAGTAATAGCTTATTGGTATCTTGCACATGAGAAAGTCAAGGGTTAGAACATCACACAAAGTGCTCGCCTTTCccccctaaaagaaaaatacacTAGGTGGCAGGTGGGGAATGAGAAAATAATTTGTTCATCTATTGCTACTCTGTGGATCCTGTGTTCATTTCTTTTCCTAACTTGGAGTATCTTCAATCTGCGATATTGATGTTTTAATGAAATGGTGGGAGTTTGCCTTCTGGAGATGTTTATTAGTAGGGCGTGTTGTATGAAGCTGGAAGGAACAAATTCTGGGAAGAATATTACTGGTTCAATCACTGTTGAGGTAATTAACTGTGCATCTGCAGCTGGTCTTTTTAGAGGCATATCTGTTGGTGGCATTGTGAAGGATTGTAGGTGCATCACTCTAACGAAACTTACATCTCAGCCTACTTCCTGCTGTTGGCTTCCCCAGCCTCTGGGCATCCTCAGTTTTGGCATCTGCTGGTGGTTCAATTGAAAATTCAGGTCCTTTTGGATTTGGCAGTGTGTGAAGTGATTGGAGATgggaatttttatttgttttatttggtCCTGTTTGTCTGGGAATTCCATTAAAGCAAAGACATCTTGTCCCAGTGGTGAGCTCTATCAGCTGATGGCATAGCAGACTTGTTACTATTATTAAGCTCTTTTGTTAGTGAGAAATGGGATTTTAGCAGGTGATAGGAATATCTTTTCTTCAGATGGAATTCAGTCTGAGGTGACTTcaaatgtttttgggtttccaGGAATGGGCAAGGGAAGAAAGTATTTATTGTCTGAAGTCTTGAGCATCTAGGGGTACTAAACAGGCAGTCTTTGATTTATGTATACTTGAATGGCATCTTCTACGCACTCAATTGGAAAGTTCACTTTTGAACATCAAAACACTTTATGGAAGCAGATTTTGGTATGACCACTCTGGGCAAGGAATGTTTCTCATTCGTTCTGCGTATGAAAAACATCCGTGATGGACTGCCCACATGATAATTGATGTACAGATTGGCTAAATCCCCTTCAAGTTTCATTTAGAGCAAGAGAATATAACAAAATGGTTATTTATGATCTTGGAAGTAGGCTATTCATTGTCTTTTCACTGTTTAGAGGTGGCAAGGTCTTTTATGCAACTTTGGTCGGAGTTGATTAATGTGTGACGGATTTGTAGTGGCAGGTTGGGCCAATAATTTCCGGGGAACAAAGTGGTTGTGCCGGATTGATGCTCTTGCCAATGGCAATTTTTCAGACAATTAGATAGTGCACAAACCTGCTTATGAAATAGCTGATAGAAGGAActctctttat
This genomic stretch from Macadamia integrifolia cultivar HAES 741 chromosome 2, SCU_Mint_v3, whole genome shotgun sequence harbors:
- the LOC122063676 gene encoding outer envelope protein 64, mitochondrial (The sequence of the model RefSeq protein was modified relative to this genomic sequence to represent the inferred CDS: added 83 bases not found in genome assembly), which gives rise to SLIKLETSKSLRLGRINVSSTKVWIVIGISVAGIIIFSETRRRRRAGRTRVREDFGAIIEQFELLPSPQRPPPAARQLLYGLTFAISDNFLVKGYVSGFGNPDWKRTHEPATRTAVAVSCLLKNGATCVGQTVMDELAFGIMGENMHYGTPTNPEVPSQVPGGSSSGSAVVVAAGLVDFALGTDTTGCVRTPASFCGVLGFRPSHGAVSTVGVLPNSQSLDTVGWFARDPSTLHHVGHVLLELSVVELRRSRRFIFADDCFELSNVPKQKSMYVVSKATENLSGYQTPQHVNISQHISSNVPSLKGFRELSSNLSHGTFNLKVLTSAMVQLQRYEFKTNHEEWVKTVKPKLGPDISARVLAAINTTPDNIKTFYKVRTEMRAALNSLLKDDGILVIPTISDSPQKLNSSKKSSTEFYDRAFALLSIATMSGCCQVTVPLGKHDGSPISVSFIASHGADKFLLDTVLDMFSSLQEQVSVVSNSLPIQDSDGSIDTSELLKEKGNSSFKGRQWNKAVNYYSEAIKLNSNNATYYCNRAAAYLELGCFQQAEADCSQAILLDKKNVKAYLRRGTAREMLLCYKNAVQDFKHALVLEPQNKVAKLAEQRLKKLIV